Proteins encoded by one window of Acetivibrio thermocellus ATCC 27405:
- the rpmB gene encoding 50S ribosomal protein L28: MAKCDICSKDVLFGLKVSHSNRKTNRTWKPNIRRIKIIENGTSKTANVCTRCLRSNKVTRAI; this comes from the coding sequence ATGGCAAAGTGTGATATATGCAGTAAAGATGTTCTTTTTGGCTTGAAGGTAAGTCACTCCAACAGGAAAACCAACAGAACATGGAAGCCAAATATCAGAAGAATCAAGATTATCGAGAACGGTACTTCGAAGACAGCAAATGTCTGCACAAGGTGTTTGCGTTCAAACAAAGTTACAAGAGCAATATAA
- a CDS encoding GlsB/YeaQ/YmgE family stress response membrane protein, with amino-acid sequence MGGFIVTIVIALIAGWLGNNIIIRQTPQDIWEACVVALPAAWIGAYMPYFNTFGPKIMDIALVPTFLFALAAAVIFKVVKKVVKQAS; translated from the coding sequence ATGGGTGGATTTATTGTTACAATTGTAATTGCTTTGATTGCAGGATGGCTGGGAAATAACATAATTATAAGGCAGACGCCGCAGGATATTTGGGAAGCTTGTGTTGTTGCGCTTCCAGCGGCCTGGATTGGTGCCTATATGCCCTATTTTAATACGTTCGGGCCCAAAATTATGGACATTGCCCTGGTGCCGACATTTTTATTTGCACTGGCGGCCGCTGTAATTTTCAAAGTGGTCAAAAAAGTGGTAAAACAGGCAAGCTAA
- a CDS encoding PsbP-related protein, with protein sequence MYIIFISNYKRKLVYLFAIIGLWILLFFLTGLFLNNSLTMKVTIENYLSFSCPVKYDIDSVYVNEKIKESSIETANNFKKPRAEKFSTYESIEGGFSFKYPSAFSLNEEEFEGSEILYHVGFKNKTNTCHGFVQVWNLPYTLKEFLAKSKSASEQKYKQFEEKEVLVNSIPGIFWDYTVITQDNKSFKGNEVFLKKDDKMYRISYFVPENLWNKKESKLFESIVFSFKIKT encoded by the coding sequence TTGTACATAATTTTTATTAGCAACTATAAAAGAAAACTTGTATATCTTTTTGCAATTATCGGGCTTTGGATTTTGCTTTTTTTTCTTACGGGATTATTTTTAAACAACTCTCTTACCATGAAAGTTACAATTGAAAATTACCTGTCTTTTTCATGTCCGGTCAAATACGACATTGACAGTGTTTATGTAAATGAAAAAATTAAAGAAAGTTCGATAGAAACTGCCAACAATTTCAAAAAGCCCCGTGCCGAAAAGTTCTCAACTTATGAATCAATAGAAGGAGGATTCAGTTTCAAGTATCCTTCCGCTTTTTCGCTGAATGAAGAGGAATTTGAAGGCTCTGAAATACTCTATCACGTTGGTTTTAAGAATAAAACCAACACCTGCCATGGTTTCGTGCAGGTATGGAATCTTCCTTATACCTTAAAAGAATTTCTTGCAAAATCAAAATCAGCTTCAGAACAAAAATATAAACAATTTGAAGAAAAGGAAGTCTTAGTCAACTCTATTCCCGGCATCTTCTGGGATTATACGGTCATAACGCAGGACAACAAAAGCTTTAAAGGCAATGAAGTATTTTTGAAGAAGGATGACAAAATGTACAGAATCAGCTATTTTGTTCCCGAAAATTTATGGAACAAAAAAGAATCCAAATTATTTGAAAGCATTGTTTTCTCATTTAAAATCAAAACTTAA
- a CDS encoding sensor domain-containing diguanylate cyclase: MEKVSKYELMFIRFTWIFIMVFVAHIVVCDIGMQSGQNTYPGTVIKLSFFLLIPLVNIAKYFLVRNNLFFRKKVYHTVRLVEVPLILSVIVFSGTGEWGYVMLMFLILVTSFYAEKKFSFAMVGYAFLWNIILKYLFPFPLDKNGFAALFESPKDIIDMFSIYIGFFLFAVFCWMLYKDNYENEQQNKKLFMEIANKYEQLSAAQQEIKSQNDKLKECNSKLEEANKKFMTSLAELFTLQQITQAISSIFDVRELLKSVNDIIIGVMGVSSSTIILYDENKGRLKVHTTNITNRKELIILNDNINCQKLLDALQKGEPILENFVDMEEYPFVEGRGIHSLLCVPLITKAKKFGLVLIEHKYFNAFDDNNLRLLNIIGQQVGIAMENVELYQRMHEMATIDSLTGIYNRLYFQERLREEFANAKKENYDLSLAIMDIDHFKRFNDTFGHLFGDKVLKHIAHLMKKSLRSGDIIARYGGEEFVILLPRTSVKEAYDKVERLRNIVAKTTIKDELVEASVTVSFGVSSYPEFANTESELLKTADNALYDAKESGRNCVRIPR; the protein is encoded by the coding sequence GTGGAAAAGGTCAGTAAATATGAGCTGATGTTCATTCGCTTTACGTGGATTTTCATCATGGTCTTTGTTGCTCATATTGTAGTCTGTGATATTGGCATGCAATCCGGTCAAAACACATATCCGGGTACTGTGATCAAGCTTTCTTTCTTTTTACTTATACCTTTGGTCAATATTGCCAAGTATTTTCTTGTCAGAAACAATTTGTTTTTCCGCAAGAAAGTTTATCACACCGTAAGACTGGTGGAAGTGCCGCTTATATTGTCGGTCATAGTTTTTTCCGGGACCGGGGAATGGGGATATGTTATGCTCATGTTCCTTATCCTTGTTACCAGTTTTTATGCGGAAAAAAAGTTTTCCTTTGCAATGGTGGGATATGCTTTTTTGTGGAATATTATTTTAAAGTATTTATTTCCATTCCCTTTAGATAAAAATGGGTTTGCGGCTCTTTTTGAATCGCCGAAGGATATTATAGACATGTTTTCTATCTATATTGGCTTTTTTCTGTTTGCGGTTTTTTGCTGGATGCTGTACAAAGACAATTATGAGAACGAGCAGCAGAACAAGAAGCTGTTCATGGAGATTGCAAACAAATACGAGCAGCTTTCGGCCGCTCAGCAAGAAATTAAGTCTCAAAATGATAAATTAAAAGAGTGCAATTCGAAGCTGGAAGAAGCGAACAAAAAATTTATGACAAGCCTTGCGGAGCTTTTCACATTGCAGCAGATAACCCAGGCCATAAGCTCGATATTCGATGTCAGGGAGCTTTTAAAGAGCGTTAATGATATTATAATCGGGGTTATGGGAGTAAGCAGTTCCACAATAATTCTTTATGATGAAAATAAAGGAAGACTCAAGGTACATACCACAAACATTACAAACCGAAAAGAGCTTATTATATTAAATGACAATATTAACTGCCAAAAACTTTTAGATGCATTGCAAAAAGGAGAACCCATACTTGAGAATTTTGTGGATATGGAGGAATATCCTTTTGTCGAAGGAAGAGGCATACATTCTCTTCTGTGTGTACCTCTTATCACAAAGGCAAAGAAATTTGGTTTGGTACTTATTGAGCACAAGTATTTCAATGCTTTTGATGACAACAATCTGAGACTTTTAAACATAATAGGACAGCAAGTGGGAATTGCGATGGAGAATGTGGAATTGTACCAGAGGATGCATGAAATGGCTACCATAGACAGTCTAACAGGAATATACAACAGGCTTTATTTCCAGGAAAGGCTCAGAGAGGAATTTGCGAACGCCAAAAAGGAAAATTATGATTTGTCGCTGGCTATTATGGACATCGACCACTTCAAACGTTTTAACGATACCTTTGGCCATCTGTTCGGTGACAAAGTTTTAAAACATATTGCCCATCTTATGAAAAAATCCCTGCGAAGCGGAGATATAATTGCAAGGTATGGAGGAGAAGAGTTTGTAATATTGCTTCCGAGGACAAGCGTTAAAGAAGCGTATGACAAGGTCGAAAGGCTCAGGAATATTGTTGCAAAGACGACGATAAAAGATGAACTGGTGGAGGCCTCAGTTACTGTAAGCTTTGGAGTTTCATCCTATCCTGAGTTTGCAAACACTGAGTCAGAGCTTTTGAAAACAGCGGATAATGCGCTGTATGACGCCAAAGAATCCGGCAGAAACTGCGTTAGGATACCAAGATAG
- the nth gene encoding endonuclease III, producing MMDKKEKVKEIIKIFDELYRDAQCTLDYENPLQLLISTQLAAQCTDARVNVVTKTLFKKYKDARDFANADLKELEQDIKPTGFYHNKAKNIKETCKIIVEKFGGKVPDNMEDLLTLPGVGRKTANVILGDAFGIPGIVVDTHAKRLSNRIGLVNTDDPKKIEFELMEIVPKEKWSLFCHQLVYHGRAVCKARKPECDKCAIIDYCDYGKEHLK from the coding sequence ATGATGGACAAAAAAGAGAAAGTGAAAGAGATAATAAAGATTTTCGACGAGTTGTACAGGGATGCCCAGTGTACTTTAGATTATGAGAATCCTCTTCAATTGCTCATATCCACACAGCTTGCCGCGCAGTGCACCGATGCGAGGGTTAACGTGGTGACAAAGACGCTTTTTAAGAAATATAAAGATGCCCGGGATTTTGCCAATGCCGATTTAAAAGAGCTGGAGCAGGATATAAAGCCAACAGGATTTTACCATAACAAAGCAAAAAATATTAAAGAAACCTGCAAAATCATTGTCGAAAAATTCGGGGGCAAGGTTCCCGACAATATGGAGGATTTGCTGACTTTACCGGGAGTGGGAAGAAAGACCGCAAACGTTATTTTAGGTGATGCGTTCGGCATACCGGGCATTGTGGTTGATACCCATGCCAAAAGACTCAGCAACAGAATTGGATTGGTGAATACCGATGATCCTAAAAAGATAGAATTTGAACTGATGGAGATTGTACCCAAAGAAAAGTGGTCGCTGTTTTGCCATCAGCTGGTCTACCATGGAAGGGCGGTTTGCAAGGCAAGAAAGCCTGAATGCGATAAATGCGCAATTATTGACTATTGTGACTATGGTAAAGAGCATTTAAAATGA
- the glgA gene encoding glycogen synthase GlgA, with product MRENHNLKVLFVSVEVAPFAKTGGLADVAGSLPKALVSMGYDVRIAMPKYQQIDADMRYVTDFPVDMGGRQATCIVREGEISFKADGKDLNVPVYFVDNYHYFNRGGIYCYFDDADRFAFFCKATLDMLPKIDFKPDIIHCNDWHTGPICMFLNEKYKSYPFYKNIKTMFTIHNLEYQGNFSRDVLGIMGVSDEVFVPEKVEFYGMFSFMKAGLVYADIITTVSETYAKEIQTEKYGERLEGLLRKRSKDLYGIVNGIDYDVFNPQTDPAIYKNYNVETFELKVENKYALQKEMGLPKKDVPVIGLISRLTGQKGLNLIMDEIDEMMKEDIQFVLLGAGDEYYETGFKKIQEKYPDKVGVYIGFNAPLAQRIYAGSDMFLMPSRFEPCGLGQLFSLRYGTIPIVRATGGLAETVIDIDKDKKNGNGFSYEEFSSKDMLKTVKRAIKFYNEKPDEWKAMVKRAMSADYSWNNSASKYSDLYMKLTKKKK from the coding sequence ATGAGAGAGAATCATAATTTGAAAGTATTGTTTGTTTCTGTTGAAGTTGCTCCATTTGCTAAAACGGGAGGATTGGCAGATGTAGCGGGTTCTTTGCCAAAGGCTTTGGTTTCCATGGGATATGACGTTAGGATTGCAATGCCGAAGTATCAGCAGATAGATGCTGATATGAGGTACGTGACGGATTTTCCGGTGGATATGGGAGGAAGGCAGGCAACTTGTATAGTACGGGAAGGAGAAATCAGTTTCAAAGCAGACGGTAAGGATTTGAACGTGCCTGTTTATTTTGTGGACAATTACCACTATTTTAATAGAGGCGGGATATATTGTTATTTTGATGATGCAGACAGATTTGCTTTCTTCTGCAAGGCAACATTGGATATGCTTCCGAAAATAGACTTCAAACCGGATATAATTCACTGTAATGACTGGCATACAGGACCTATCTGCATGTTTTTAAATGAGAAGTATAAAAGTTATCCTTTCTATAAAAACATAAAGACCATGTTTACAATTCACAATCTTGAGTATCAAGGTAATTTTTCAAGGGATGTTTTAGGCATCATGGGAGTTTCCGATGAAGTATTTGTACCTGAAAAAGTCGAATTTTACGGAATGTTCAGCTTTATGAAAGCCGGACTGGTTTATGCGGATATTATAACCACGGTAAGTGAGACCTATGCAAAAGAAATTCAGACCGAAAAGTACGGTGAGAGGCTGGAAGGTTTGCTGAGAAAACGGTCCAAAGACCTTTACGGTATTGTAAACGGTATAGACTATGATGTGTTCAATCCCCAGACCGACCCGGCGATTTATAAAAACTATAATGTTGAGACATTTGAATTGAAAGTGGAAAACAAATATGCTCTCCAGAAGGAAATGGGACTTCCAAAAAAAGATGTGCCTGTTATCGGGCTGATATCAAGGTTGACCGGACAGAAAGGCTTAAACCTTATAATGGATGAAATTGACGAGATGATGAAGGAGGATATTCAGTTTGTCCTGCTGGGAGCCGGAGATGAATATTATGAGACAGGATTTAAGAAAATTCAGGAAAAGTATCCTGACAAAGTGGGAGTGTATATCGGGTTTAATGCGCCTTTGGCCCAGCGAATTTATGCGGGCAGTGACATGTTCCTTATGCCGTCGAGATTTGAGCCTTGCGGACTTGGGCAGCTGTTTAGCCTGAGGTATGGTACCATACCCATAGTAAGGGCTACAGGAGGATTGGCAGAGACGGTAATTGATATAGACAAGGACAAGAAAAACGGAAACGGTTTTTCATATGAAGAGTTTTCATCAAAGGATATGTTAAAGACTGTCAAGCGGGCGATAAAGTTTTACAATGAAAAGCCCGATGAATGGAAGGCTATGGTAAAGCGTGCCATGAGTGCCGATTATTCATGGAACAACTCGGCAAGCAAATATTCAGATTTGTATATGAAACTTACAAAAAAGAAAAAATAA
- a CDS encoding HD-GYP domain-containing protein has product MQNKSVYILIVKFFFLCAVLFFSAVGFARTSDFRFAIIMGFALILALIDYMSKVVSNKKNYQELLINNERIKKMEAELDSLHEVSKVITSTFDVKVIMEHTYNELVRITRCEWYYVCFVDKESFEPAFNYEFGNQVLKEAGNIDYEQYVRNLAKSNPFSEPQIETLLREEKREIMAISLNVSDELIGAIFIGSSKTGAFSEVNLSFLKSLAGYVAIGIRNAEMFNNIYSQKQEIEALYEQAAASNEELNSYIKELDKTKEELNQKNIELMTLFDNIQYGYLQTVMCLANSIEAKDPYTRGHCQRVMEISCELARAMKLSEEEIKDLRYAAILHDIGKIGISASILNKQGKLTDEEFEEIKKHPIIAYNILKDVEFLKNGLNGILQHHERYDGKGYPYGLKGEEICIFARIMCVADAFDAMTSDRPYRKGMDMKSALEEIKRCRGTQFDPEIADLLLMMADEGRTY; this is encoded by the coding sequence ATGCAAAACAAATCTGTGTACATATTGATAGTTAAGTTTTTTTTCCTGTGTGCCGTACTCTTTTTCTCGGCAGTTGGATTTGCCCGGACTTCAGACTTCAGATTTGCCATTATCATGGGATTTGCTTTAATACTTGCATTAATTGATTACATGTCAAAGGTTGTTTCTAATAAAAAGAATTATCAGGAACTATTAATAAACAACGAAAGAATAAAAAAAATGGAAGCTGAACTTGACTCTCTTCATGAAGTGTCGAAGGTCATTACGTCTACTTTTGATGTAAAAGTAATAATGGAACATACATATAATGAACTGGTAAGAATTACCAGATGTGAATGGTATTATGTTTGTTTTGTTGACAAAGAATCTTTTGAGCCGGCGTTTAACTATGAGTTTGGCAATCAAGTATTGAAAGAAGCGGGGAATATCGATTATGAACAGTATGTGAGAAATCTTGCAAAGAGTAATCCTTTTTCGGAGCCGCAAATTGAAACGCTTTTAAGGGAAGAAAAACGTGAAATTATGGCAATTTCGTTAAATGTTTCGGATGAATTGATAGGCGCGATTTTCATTGGCAGTTCAAAAACAGGAGCTTTTTCGGAAGTAAATTTAAGTTTTTTAAAGAGTCTTGCGGGTTATGTTGCCATAGGTATCAGAAATGCTGAAATGTTTAATAATATATACAGCCAGAAACAAGAAATAGAAGCCTTGTATGAACAAGCTGCGGCAAGCAATGAAGAGCTCAACAGTTATATCAAGGAATTGGACAAAACAAAAGAGGAGCTTAATCAGAAAAATATCGAACTGATGACACTGTTTGACAACATTCAGTATGGCTATCTTCAGACGGTTATGTGTCTTGCCAATTCCATCGAGGCAAAGGATCCTTACACAAGAGGGCATTGCCAGAGGGTTATGGAAATATCCTGTGAACTTGCAAGGGCAATGAAACTGTCTGAGGAAGAAATCAAGGATTTAAGGTATGCGGCCATACTGCATGATATAGGGAAAATAGGTATTTCGGCGAGTATATTAAACAAGCAGGGAAAATTGACGGATGAAGAATTTGAAGAAATAAAGAAGCATCCGATTATTGCATATAATATTCTTAAAGATGTAGAATTTTTAAAGAATGGGTTGAACGGTATACTGCAGCATCATGAACGATATGACGGGAAAGGATATCCTTACGGACTTAAAGGAGAAGAAATTTGCATTTTTGCAAGGATAATGTGTGTGGCGGACGCTTTCGACGCCATGACAAGTGACAGACCGTACAGAAAGGGCATGGATATGAAATCAGCCCTGGAGGAGATAAAAAGATGCAGGGGAACGCAATTTGATCCCGAAATTGCTGATTTGCTTCTGATGATGGCAGATGAAGGTAGAACTTATTGA
- a CDS encoding S1C family serine protease, with protein sequence MDELNYNGFSNEENEIKSFGELNNTTGENVDANINGDVVENAAQYAAENIIENVDADVGENAAEGFGENVIENAAVGVADKRVENEKTYEGSFVDLKSASYYSESYTKPKKRKNSVLLQMILVAVMSSILGGSIVGGFFVFGVPALSPSVQSIFRNTNVQNGSNDATSGVDTDYYKKVVIENNADSSVVVAIAEKVGPSVVGISVKSTTSISDFWFFTPRDTESQGSGIIIRSDGYIMTNYHVIESALNGRTNTLLPNASINVILPSDPDTPHPATVVGTDSKTDLAVLKIEATNLPVIEFGDSDKIRVGELAVAIGNPGGLEYMGSVTVGVISGLNRTIPITDGKELKLIQTDAAINPGNSGGALVNAEGKLIGVNTAKIGGQGYEGLGFAIPVNKAKEITDSLIQYKYVRGRPSLGIQINSGYTKEIADRYGLPEGVLVYNVEIFSAAYKAGIQKDDIITEFNGVRVKNYDELEEQKNKYKPGDKVKLKIHRDGKDITVEVTLDEQK encoded by the coding sequence ATGGATGAATTAAACTATAACGGTTTTAGCAATGAAGAAAATGAAATAAAGAGTTTCGGAGAATTAAACAATACAACCGGCGAAAATGTTGATGCAAATATAAATGGAGATGTGGTTGAAAATGCAGCACAGTATGCAGCTGAGAATATAATTGAAAATGTTGACGCGGATGTCGGTGAAAATGCTGCCGAAGGTTTTGGCGAAAATGTGATTGAAAATGCTGCCGTGGGCGTTGCAGATAAACGAGTGGAAAATGAAAAGACTTATGAAGGAAGTTTCGTGGATTTAAAGTCGGCTTCATATTATTCTGAAAGCTATACAAAGCCAAAAAAACGTAAAAACAGTGTTTTACTGCAGATGATACTTGTTGCTGTTATGAGTTCCATATTGGGCGGCTCGATAGTCGGAGGTTTCTTTGTATTTGGAGTTCCGGCCCTCAGTCCTTCGGTTCAGTCCATTTTCAGAAACACCAATGTTCAGAACGGTTCGAATGACGCAACATCGGGAGTGGATACGGATTATTATAAAAAAGTTGTCATTGAGAACAACGCCGATTCTTCTGTGGTGGTTGCAATAGCTGAAAAGGTTGGACCTTCAGTTGTAGGTATAAGTGTAAAATCAACGACAAGCATCAGTGATTTCTGGTTCTTTACACCAAGAGACACAGAATCCCAGGGTTCGGGCATTATAATAAGAAGTGACGGATATATAATGACAAACTACCACGTTATTGAATCGGCTTTGAACGGAAGAACCAACACTCTACTTCCGAATGCAAGTATTAATGTTATTTTGCCAAGTGATCCGGACACACCTCATCCAGCTACGGTTGTGGGAACGGATTCAAAGACGGATTTGGCAGTGCTTAAAATTGAAGCAACCAACCTGCCCGTGATTGAATTCGGGGATTCGGATAAAATAAGAGTCGGTGAGCTTGCAGTTGCCATAGGCAATCCCGGAGGACTTGAATACATGGGTTCGGTTACCGTGGGTGTAATAAGCGGTCTTAACAGGACAATACCTATAACCGACGGCAAGGAACTGAAGCTGATACAGACAGATGCCGCAATAAATCCCGGAAACAGCGGCGGTGCTCTCGTTAATGCCGAAGGAAAGTTAATTGGTGTCAATACTGCAAAAATCGGCGGACAGGGCTATGAAGGACTTGGTTTTGCAATACCTGTAAACAAAGCAAAGGAAATAACCGACAGCCTTATTCAGTACAAGTATGTAAGAGGAAGACCGTCCCTCGGCATACAGATAAACAGCGGTTACACCAAGGAAATAGCAGACCGTTACGGACTTCCTGAAGGAGTGCTTGTTTACAACGTTGAAATATTCAGTGCGGCTTACAAAGCCGGTATTCAAAAGGATGACATAATTACGGAGTTTAACGGCGTGAGAGTAAAGAATTATGATGAATTGGAAGAACAAAAGAACAAATACAAACCCGGAGACAAAGTGAAACTCAAAATACACAGGGACGGAAAAGATATTACCGTTGAAGTGACGTTGGATGAGCAAAAATAA
- a CDS encoding sensor histidine kinase produces the protein MLKTLFSKIVVLFIAILLVSTSITGVMLYIFLGNFASEEKEKLLSDTADSINSMLNDYLTAYYNNYNNPMFAFWEEIYRRMLDNALERESQSTGTVIWIVSTEGEIGIIKGNQAVVREIVQKLTDDTGKIKLQNPAQYKDVMSGSVPMVKEIGDFYGLFKDTNVSWLTIGKPFTYNGKILGAVYLHTPVPEVQRARSSVFKFFIFAVVISIIISIVLIYIFSLKLSRPLKKINSAAKKIASGKFDERLDISSEDEIGELARSFNNMAGELQNLENMRRGFIANVSHELRTPMTSIHGFIEGILDGTIPPEKEKDYLLIVRDEIRRLNRLTTDLLDLAKMEAGEITINPVNFNINELIRRCIIKLENFITQKDIEVEANFEEEDMYVKADIDSIERVLINLMHNAVKFVQQNGKIKVSTSSYKNKVLVCVEDNGIGIDRNEIDLIWERFYKSDKSRSKEKGGAGLGLAIVRNIINDHKQEIWVESEVGKGTKFYFTLDKGSNEKA, from the coding sequence ATGCTAAAAACTCTGTTTAGCAAGATTGTTGTCCTGTTTATTGCCATTTTGCTTGTAAGCACATCCATAACCGGGGTGATGCTTTATATTTTTCTTGGAAATTTTGCCTCGGAGGAAAAGGAAAAATTATTAAGTGACACTGCGGACAGTATAAACAGTATGCTGAACGATTATTTGACTGCTTATTACAATAACTATAACAATCCCATGTTTGCATTCTGGGAGGAAATATACCGCAGAATGCTGGATAACGCCCTTGAGAGGGAAAGTCAAAGTACAGGCACTGTCATATGGATTGTGTCCACAGAAGGAGAAATCGGTATTATCAAGGGTAATCAGGCGGTGGTAAGGGAAATAGTCCAAAAGCTTACCGACGACACCGGCAAGATTAAACTGCAAAACCCGGCACAATATAAAGACGTTATGAGCGGTAGTGTGCCCATGGTCAAAGAAATAGGAGATTTTTACGGACTGTTTAAGGACACGAATGTATCGTGGCTGACTATTGGAAAGCCGTTTACATATAACGGCAAAATTCTCGGGGCTGTTTACCTTCATACGCCGGTTCCTGAGGTACAGAGGGCAAGAAGCAGTGTTTTTAAGTTCTTTATTTTTGCCGTTGTCATTTCCATAATAATATCAATAGTACTGATTTATATTTTTTCACTTAAGCTTTCAAGGCCTTTGAAAAAGATTAACAGTGCTGCAAAGAAAATTGCAAGCGGAAAATTTGACGAAAGGCTTGATATTTCATCGGAAGATGAGATAGGTGAGCTTGCAAGAAGTTTTAACAACATGGCGGGAGAGCTTCAGAATCTGGAAAACATGCGAAGAGGTTTTATCGCCAATGTGTCCCATGAGCTTAGAACCCCGATGACTTCAATACATGGGTTTATAGAAGGAATTCTGGATGGAACCATTCCTCCGGAAAAGGAAAAGGATTACCTTTTAATTGTCCGGGATGAAATACGAAGGCTCAACAGGCTGACCACGGATCTTCTTGACCTTGCAAAAATGGAGGCCGGTGAAATCACTATAAATCCGGTTAACTTTAATATCAATGAACTTATCAGACGATGCATTATAAAGCTTGAAAACTTTATAACACAAAAGGACATTGAGGTTGAGGCAAATTTTGAAGAAGAGGATATGTATGTAAAAGCGGATATTGACTCCATTGAGAGAGTGCTTATAAATCTTATGCACAACGCTGTCAAATTTGTTCAGCAGAACGGAAAAATCAAAGTATCCACCTCAAGTTACAAAAACAAGGTACTTGTTTGTGTTGAGGATAACGGCATAGGAATTGACAGGAATGAAATTGACCTTATCTGGGAAAGATTTTACAAGTCGGACAAATCCAGAAGCAAAGAAAAAGGCGGTGCCGGCCTTGGACTTGCCATAGTCAGAAACATAATAAACGACCACAAGCAGGAAATCTGGGTTGAGAGTGAGGTCGGAAAAGGAACCAAGTTTTATTTTACTTTGGACAAAGGAAGCAATGAAAAAGCATAA
- a CDS encoding response regulator transcription factor: MSNKTKVLVIDDDVNICELIRLYMEKEGFEVVTVYNGSKALEVFRNEAPNIVILDIMLPGADGWQVCREIRKISNIPVIMLSAKGETFDKVLGLELGADDYLVKPFEPKELVARVKAVLRRYEHKDSDVQEIVYPNLIINKTNYTLKVNGKEMEFPPKELELLYFLASNPNKVFTREQLIEQVWGYDFYGDSRTVDVHIKRLREKLDSEGQNWQLKTVWGVGYKFEVK, translated from the coding sequence ATGAGTAACAAAACCAAGGTGCTTGTAATTGATGATGATGTAAATATTTGTGAGCTCATAAGGCTGTATATGGAAAAGGAAGGTTTTGAGGTCGTAACGGTATACAATGGCAGCAAGGCTCTGGAAGTATTCAGAAACGAGGCTCCAAACATTGTTATCCTAGATATTATGCTCCCGGGGGCGGATGGATGGCAGGTTTGCAGGGAGATAAGAAAAATCAGCAATATTCCGGTGATTATGCTTTCGGCCAAAGGGGAGACTTTTGACAAAGTGCTGGGTTTGGAGCTTGGTGCGGATGATTACCTTGTAAAACCTTTCGAACCGAAGGAACTCGTGGCAAGAGTGAAAGCGGTGCTCAGAAGATATGAGCACAAGGACAGTGATGTCCAAGAGATAGTATACCCGAATCTTATTATAAACAAGACCAATTATACCTTGAAAGTAAACGGCAAAGAGATGGAGTTTCCGCCAAAAGAGCTGGAACTTCTGTATTTTCTTGCCTCAAACCCCAATAAGGTTTTTACGCGGGAACAACTTATAGAGCAGGTCTGGGGCTATGACTTTTACGGAGATTCCAGGACCGTGGACGTTCACATAAAGAGACTTAGGGAAAAGCTTGACAGTGAAGGACAAAACTGGCAGCTTAAAACTGTTTGGGGTGTCGGATACAAATTTGAGGTGAAATAA
- a CDS encoding OadG family transporter subunit — protein sequence MGQLNIVTVLVSLAVLVVIIALFAYINNKKSNSSASDNSQSSADLTTVSDKTVNPTGNLSDDDALVAVLTAAVLASMGNRPDIKIRVTSFRRTNETSPIWNTVGRKEYISGKL from the coding sequence ATGGGTCAACTTAATATTGTTACCGTTTTAGTATCTCTGGCGGTGCTTGTTGTCATTATCGCTTTGTTCGCATATATAAACAACAAGAAATCGAATTCCTCTGCATCCGACAATAGCCAGTCTTCTGCTGATTTAACCACCGTTTCCGACAAAACCGTAAACCCCACCGGTAATCTTTCCGATGACGATGCCCTGGTTGCGGTACTGACTGCCGCGGTACTTGCAAGTATGGGAAACAGACCCGATATTAAAATAAGAGTAACCTCTTTCAGACGTACAAATGAGACATCGCCAATCTGGAACACCGTGGGAAGAAAAGAGTATATTTCCGGCAAACTCTAA